From a single Pseudomonas triticicola genomic region:
- a CDS encoding autotransporter family protein encodes MPTQHLFAPKHLALAISLAMGGVALANAEQSTEAIEQPPSMETTEQPETNPKQQAMERLQGFLTDASTVPITFTTPETLFKGTDVNDLITLTDGASFTGRLDGGKGDNVLFLNAADGGTLNDTRNFNGLFVAQGNWTLSSKGDFHEGVLVNSGGALTNLGSIKGDVYVQNGGSFAGKGTLGNLEVGGLLTVNAALGAPRVKGNLHLAPGAELAYEVTPAGGQTIKVDGTAQLDGATLKVVAAGEYPQSSQYKIIEAREVKGEFGRIENDLAYMTATAQYNKKSVGLTYARNGEPIQNLATSENGGSLGESIIEPETPGSPAAPISTPTMQTPAPASRADAIPAASPAPASVATQAEDAISVESSTSNTIVTSQTSAVIPRSASGPTRPINAAVAALLTSDKTTAPIALDQLAAASNANLAKATLSSITPVSTSMLSAMRQLDNHSALTYGSRSSPRQAAGSEDSGRVWIQALGHGGKVDRDADGILQHATQGLVVGADWRLDEHWHVGLIGGKSQTKFDARQYDGDLDSWHFGAYAMRQDGPLSLRLGATYASHDGSSTRRVAFKGFSDRLKGNYDAHTQQAFAEAGFNLGRDNLTLEPFASLGYQRYQRDSYNEKGGDAALKVFGQTRDNFSSTFGLRLAQINTLDNGMYLTPRLSAGWKHTFGEVDSDTRQQLRKGGKRFEVTGAALDRNSLSVDAGLDLGLSAAHTLGVGLTGELGNDSRTYGVAGQWRMAF; translated from the coding sequence ATGCCCACTCAACACCTATTCGCACCAAAACACTTGGCTCTGGCTATTTCATTGGCAATGGGTGGCGTAGCGCTGGCTAACGCCGAGCAATCCACTGAAGCAATAGAGCAGCCCCCAAGCATGGAAACGACGGAGCAGCCCGAAACCAACCCCAAGCAACAGGCGATGGAACGGCTACAGGGTTTTCTCACCGACGCGAGCACGGTACCGATAACCTTTACGACACCGGAAACCTTGTTCAAAGGGACTGACGTCAACGACTTGATTACCCTAACCGACGGCGCAAGCTTCACGGGTCGGCTGGATGGCGGCAAGGGCGATAATGTGTTGTTCCTTAATGCTGCGGATGGCGGCACGTTGAACGACACGCGCAACTTCAATGGGTTATTCGTGGCCCAAGGCAACTGGACGCTGAGCTCCAAAGGCGATTTCCATGAAGGTGTTCTGGTCAACAGCGGTGGAGCGTTGACCAACCTCGGCAGCATCAAGGGTGATGTGTATGTCCAGAATGGCGGCAGTTTCGCCGGTAAAGGCACGCTGGGAAATCTTGAGGTAGGTGGGCTGCTCACCGTCAATGCAGCGCTTGGCGCACCGCGAGTGAAGGGTAATTTGCACTTGGCGCCTGGTGCCGAATTGGCTTACGAGGTCACTCCCGCTGGTGGTCAGACGATCAAGGTCGATGGCACAGCTCAGCTTGACGGCGCCACCCTGAAAGTCGTCGCGGCGGGTGAATATCCGCAGAGCAGCCAATACAAAATCATCGAAGCCCGTGAGGTGAAAGGCGAATTCGGCAGGATCGAGAACGATCTGGCGTATATGACGGCCACGGCTCAATACAACAAGAAATCGGTTGGGCTGACTTACGCTCGTAATGGTGAACCGATTCAAAATCTCGCCACTTCAGAAAACGGGGGTTCACTTGGCGAAAGTATCATCGAGCCTGAAACACCAGGATCCCCCGCTGCACCAATATCAACGCCTACGATGCAAACGCCCGCTCCAGCCTCAAGAGCAGATGCAATCCCAGCAGCATCGCCAGCCCCGGCCTCGGTTGCGACCCAGGCTGAAGACGCCATTTCGGTGGAATCATCTACATCAAACACAATCGTGACTTCACAAACCAGCGCAGTTATCCCACGGTCCGCGTCCGGGCCCACAAGGCCGATCAACGCAGCGGTCGCCGCACTGCTGACCAGCGATAAAACCACCGCGCCCATCGCCCTCGATCAACTTGCCGCCGCCAGCAACGCCAACCTCGCCAAAGCCACGCTGAGCAGTATCACGCCGGTCAGTACGAGCATGCTTTCGGCAATGCGGCAGCTGGACAATCATTCCGCCTTGACCTACGGCTCGCGCAGTTCACCGCGTCAGGCCGCAGGCAGCGAAGACTCCGGGCGGGTGTGGATTCAGGCGTTGGGCCACGGCGGCAAGGTTGATCGCGACGCTGACGGCATCCTCCAACATGCTACGCAAGGGCTGGTCGTGGGCGCTGACTGGCGACTCGACGAGCACTGGCATGTCGGCCTGATTGGCGGCAAATCGCAGACGAAATTCGATGCCCGCCAGTACGACGGCGACCTCGACAGCTGGCACTTCGGCGCCTACGCCATGCGTCAGGATGGCCCGCTGTCACTGCGCCTCGGCGCGACCTACGCCAGCCATGACGGCAGCAGCACACGGCGGGTCGCATTCAAGGGTTTCAGCGATCGTCTCAAGGGCAACTACGACGCCCATACTCAACAGGCATTCGCCGAAGCCGGGTTCAATTTGGGCCGCGACAACCTTACCCTCGAACCCTTCGCCAGCCTCGGCTACCAGCGTTATCAACGCGACAGCTACAACGAAAAGGGCGGCGATGCGGCACTGAAAGTCTTCGGGCAGACTCGCGACAACTTCAGCAGCACCTTTGGCCTGCGGCTTGCGCAGATCAATACGCTGGATAACGGCATGTATTTGACCCCGCGCTTGAGCGCAGGCTGGAAACATACCTTCGGCGAGGTCGACAGCGACACCCGCCAGCAACTGCGCAAGGGCGGCAAGCGCTTTGAAGTGACCGGGGCGGCACTGGATCGGAACAGCCTCTCGGTGGATGCGGGGCTCGATCTTGGTCTTTCGGCGGCGCACACATTGGGCGTGGGCTTAACGGGTGAGCTGGGTAATGACAGCCGAACGTATGGCGTAGCGGGTCAATGGCGCATGGCGTTCTGA
- a CDS encoding HipA domain-containing protein, with protein sequence MYNLTLQIFTAGQWHDAMILDFDDPEKGFESRCSFGYEADYLVENIELIGSPFSQAVSALYPLDWEGRRAKTPAFVHDIAPAGAARRFLLARLGQERPAEISADLFLLGRSTPAPIGNMRIKESAEAVDERKPIGFKREEVIGRDNRFLEYAYELGAAIGGATGAGGEAPKLLLAENSAGLLYPDAVLDDEEVRQHWFVKFARNRGGQTDQDILRSEFHYYKALQTLGIETVAAEGLALEEANKPSLWMRRFDRQVKDGAVSRFAVESIYSLAEVTTPGSAMNHLEVIRMLAGLWRKAGQASQIAGLVADYLRRDLINKILGNSDNHGRNTAIIRQENAFQLAPIYDLAPMVMDDEGVTRTTKWPRELERAGDVDWRGVCRVLADSADPHDSLAGLDAPALFEGLRADAHRLAALPDILAASGLPARTMNHPSVHLKNLEQRLKEWDLQ encoded by the coding sequence ATGTACAACCTGACACTCCAGATCTTCACCGCCGGGCAATGGCACGACGCGATGATTCTTGACTTCGATGATCCGGAAAAAGGCTTCGAAAGCCGCTGCAGTTTTGGCTATGAAGCGGACTATCTGGTGGAAAACATCGAGTTGATCGGGTCGCCTTTTTCCCAAGCCGTGAGTGCCCTGTATCCGCTGGATTGGGAAGGTCGGCGCGCGAAGACACCAGCCTTTGTCCACGACATCGCACCGGCAGGGGCAGCGAGGCGGTTTCTGCTCGCCCGCCTGGGTCAGGAAAGACCCGCCGAGATCAGCGCCGATCTGTTTCTGCTGGGTCGCAGTACACCGGCTCCCATTGGCAACATGCGAATAAAGGAATCGGCGGAAGCAGTCGATGAGAGGAAGCCGATCGGATTCAAGCGCGAGGAGGTCATTGGCCGCGACAACCGCTTTCTTGAATATGCCTACGAGCTAGGCGCGGCCATCGGTGGCGCGACAGGGGCAGGTGGGGAAGCTCCGAAGCTATTACTGGCAGAGAACAGCGCCGGGCTTCTGTATCCCGATGCGGTATTGGACGATGAAGAAGTGCGACAGCACTGGTTCGTGAAATTCGCCAGAAACAGGGGCGGGCAGACCGACCAGGACATCCTGCGCAGCGAATTCCATTACTACAAAGCGCTGCAAACATTGGGCATCGAAACGGTCGCGGCAGAAGGCCTGGCCTTGGAAGAGGCGAACAAACCGAGTTTGTGGATGCGGCGTTTTGATCGACAAGTGAAAGATGGGGCGGTGTCGCGCTTTGCCGTCGAATCGATTTATTCGCTGGCTGAAGTGACGACGCCAGGCAGCGCCATGAATCATCTGGAAGTGATCCGCATGCTCGCCGGGCTCTGGCGCAAAGCGGGTCAGGCCAGCCAGATTGCCGGCCTCGTCGCCGATTATCTGCGTCGCGACCTGATCAATAAAATCCTCGGAAACTCAGATAACCACGGTCGTAACACGGCGATCATCCGGCAAGAGAACGCTTTCCAGCTCGCGCCGATTTATGACCTCGCCCCGATGGTCATGGATGACGAAGGCGTGACTCGTACGACCAAATGGCCAAGAGAATTGGAGCGGGCGGGCGATGTCGATTGGCGAGGTGTCTGCCGCGTATTGGCCGATAGCGCAGATCCGCACGATTCGTTGGCGGGGCTGGATGCCCCGGCGCTGTTCGAAGGCCTGCGCGCGGATGCCCACCGTCTGGCCGCACTGCCGGATATTCTTGCCGCCAGCGGTTTGCCCGCCAGAACCATGAATCACCCGAGCGTTCATCTGAAAAACCTCGAGCAACGTTTGAAAGAGTGGGACCTGCAATGA
- a CDS encoding helix-turn-helix domain-containing protein, with protein sequence MSLTVLERTALIESIQQSLAEGTLEIGDAVRRLRVEVTGLHQSQFAKMCKISVRTLVHIEHGEGNQTLKSLNAVFRPFGMKMGVVRIRRDNA encoded by the coding sequence ATGAGTCTGACCGTCCTCGAGCGCACGGCGCTCATCGAAAGCATTCAGCAATCATTGGCCGAAGGCACTCTGGAAATCGGTGACGCCGTGCGCCGTTTACGGGTCGAAGTCACCGGTCTGCATCAGTCCCAGTTCGCGAAGATGTGCAAGATTTCAGTGCGCACGCTGGTGCATATCGAACATGGCGAAGGCAATCAGACCCTGAAGTCGCTGAACGCGGTGTTCCGCCCATTCGGCATGAAAATGGGCGTTGTGCGAATACGCCGGGACAACGCTTGA